One region of Solanum pennellii chromosome 6, SPENNV200 genomic DNA includes:
- the LOC107023276 gene encoding probable NOT transcription complex subunit VIP2 isoform X1, producing MSGLLNSSLNGSASNLPDNSGRSFPSSFSPQSGAASPLYHHSGNIQGLHNVHGSFSVPNMPGTLGSRNTAINNVPSSGVQQSGNSLSGGRFASNNIPVALSQISQGSSHGHSGMTSRGGMSVVGNQGYSSNNNGVGGSIPGILPTSAAIGNRSSVQGLGMSTILGNAGPRMSNSVGNIVGGGNIGRNISSGAGLSVPGLGSRLNLTANTGSGNLNVQGSNRLMGGVLQQASPMSMFGNSYPSGGGPLSQNHVQVVGNLNSMGMLNDVNSNDGSPFDINDFPQLSSRPSSAGGPQGPLGSLRKQMAQQNQEFSIQNEDFPALPGFKGGNADYPMDLHQKEQLHDNTISMMQQQHFSAQMGRSGGFNLGGTYSSLRSQQQQQHASSVSNSGLSFSNVNNQDPLHLHGSDVFPSSHSSYHQQSGGPPGIGLRPLNSSNTVSGIGSYDQLIQQYQQQTQSQYRLPHMSAIGQPYRDQGMKSMQAQTAPDPFGMLGLLSVIRMSDPDLTSLALGIDLTTLGLNLNSAENLHKTFGSPWSDEPAKGDPEFTVPQCYYAKQPPPLNQAYFSKLQLDTLFYIFYSMPKDEAQLYAANELYNRGWFYHREHRLWFMRVANLEPLVKTNAYERGSYICFDPNTWETIRKDNFVLHYEMLEKRPVLPQH from the exons ATGTCAGGGTTACTCAAT TCATCTCTGAACGGGTCAGCTTCAAATCTTCCTGACAACTCTGGTCGCTCATTTCCTTCATCTTTCTCTCCTCAATCGGGTGCAGCCTCCCCTCTTTATCATCACTCTG GAAATATTCAGGGCCTTCATAATGTTCATGGAAGTTTCAGTGTTCCTAACATGCCGGGTACACTTGGTTCAAGAAACACAGCAATAAATAATGTCCCTTCAAGTGGAGTCCAACAATCTGGGAATAGCCTCTCTGGTGGTCGTTTTGCATCAAATAATATTCCGGTAGCCCTTTCACAG ATATCCCAGGGAAGTTCTCATGGTCATTCTGGCATGACAAGTAGAGGTGGTATGAGTGTTGTTGGTAACCAGGGATATAGTAGTAACAATAATGGTGTTGGGGGTTCTATTCCTGGGATTCTTCCAACCTCTGCAGCAATCGGTAATCGAAGTTCTGTTCAAGGCCTTGGGATGTCCACAATTTTGGGAAATGCAGGTCCAAGGATGTCAAATTCAGTTGGAAATATAGTCGGTGGAGGCAACATTGGGAGAAACATCAGCTCTGGTGCAGGATTGTCTGTGCCTGGCCTTGGTTCCCGGTTAAATTTGACTGCGAACACTGGTTCTGGAAATTTAAATGTTCAAGGATCTAATAGGCTAATGGGTGGTGTTCTGCAGCAAG CCTCTCCGATGTCTATGTTTGGTAATTCATATCCTTCTGGCGGTGGTCCACTATCTCAGAACCATGTTCAAGTGGTTGGCAACCTTAATTCCATGGGAATGTTGAATGACGTGAATTCAAATGATGGATCTCCATTTGATATCAATGATTTCCCTCAGCTAAGCAGCCGTCCTAGCTCTGCTGGAGGGCCTCAAGGACCATTAG GTTCATTGCGAAAACAAATGGCTCAACAAAATCAAGAATTCAGCATTCAAAATGAAGATTTTCCTGCCTTGCCAGGATTTAAAG GTGGAAATGCTGATTATCCTATGGATCTGCACCAGAAAGAACAACTTCATGATAATACTATTTCTATGATGCAGCAGCAGCACTTCTCT GCACAGATGGGCAGATCTGGTGGTTTTAACTTGGGAGGGACGTACTCATCGCTTCGCTcacagcagcagcagcaacatGCCTCATCGGTGAGTAATAGTGGTCTCTCTTTTTCAAATGTAAACAACCAGGATCCACTACATTTACATGGTTCAGATGTCTTCCCGTCATCACACTCCAGTTATCACCAACAG TCTGGTGGACCTCCTGGTATTGGGTTACGGCCTCTTAATTCTTCAAATACTGTTTCTGGTATTGGCTCATACGATCAGCTTATCCAGCAGTATCAGCAACAGACTCAATCTCAATATCGCCTGCCACATATGTCTGCTATAGGCCAGCCATACAGGGATCAGGGTATGAAATCCATGCAGGCTCAAACCGCTCCTGACCCTTTTGGTATGCTTGGCTTGCTAAGTGTCATAAGAATGAGTGATCCGGATCTGACTTCTCTTGCACTTGGAATCGATCTTACAACTCTTGGATTGAACTTGAACTCTGCTGAAAATTTACACAAAACGTTTGGTTCCCCGTGGTCTGATGAGCCTGCCAAGGGTGATCCAGAATTTACGGTACCACAATGTTATTATGCCAAGCAACCACCTCCTCTAAAT CAAGCGTACTTTTCCAAGCTTCAGTTAGACACTTTGTTTTACATTTTCTACAG CATGCCGAAGGATGAAGCACAATTATATGCTGCTAATGAATT GTATAACCGGGGCTGGTTTTACCACAGAGAACATCGATTGTGGTTTATGAGGGTTGCCAACTTGGAGCCTCTTGTCAAGACCAACGCCTATGAGAGAGGAtcttatatttgttttgatccAAACACATGGGAGACAATTCGCAAG GATAATTTCGTACTCCACTATGAAATGTTGGAAAAAAGACCTGTTCTACCTCAGCACTAA
- the LOC107023276 gene encoding probable NOT transcription complex subunit VIP2 isoform X2 has protein sequence MSGLLNSSLNGSASNLPDNSGRSFPSSFSPQSGAASPLYHHSGNIQGLHNVHGSFSVPNMPGTLGSRNTAINNVPSSGVQQSGNSLSGGRFASNNIPVALSQISQGSSHGHSGMTSRGGMSVVGNQGYSSNNNGVGGSIPGILPTSAAIGNRSSVQGLGMSTILGNAGPRMSNSVGNIVGGGNIGRNISSGAGLSVPGLGSRLNLTANTGSGNLNVQGSNRLMGGVLQQASPMSMFGNSYPSGGGPLSQNHVQVVGNLNSMGMLNDVNSNDGSPFDINDFPQLSSRPSSAGGPQGPLGSLRKQMAQQNQEFSIQNEDFPALPGFKGGNADYPMDLHQKEQLHDNTISMMQQQHFSMGRSGGFNLGGTYSSLRSQQQQQHASSVSNSGLSFSNVNNQDPLHLHGSDVFPSSHSSYHQQSGGPPGIGLRPLNSSNTVSGIGSYDQLIQQYQQQTQSQYRLPHMSAIGQPYRDQGMKSMQAQTAPDPFGMLGLLSVIRMSDPDLTSLALGIDLTTLGLNLNSAENLHKTFGSPWSDEPAKGDPEFTVPQCYYAKQPPPLNQAYFSKLQLDTLFYIFYSMPKDEAQLYAANELYNRGWFYHREHRLWFMRVANLEPLVKTNAYERGSYICFDPNTWETIRKDNFVLHYEMLEKRPVLPQH, from the exons ATGTCAGGGTTACTCAAT TCATCTCTGAACGGGTCAGCTTCAAATCTTCCTGACAACTCTGGTCGCTCATTTCCTTCATCTTTCTCTCCTCAATCGGGTGCAGCCTCCCCTCTTTATCATCACTCTG GAAATATTCAGGGCCTTCATAATGTTCATGGAAGTTTCAGTGTTCCTAACATGCCGGGTACACTTGGTTCAAGAAACACAGCAATAAATAATGTCCCTTCAAGTGGAGTCCAACAATCTGGGAATAGCCTCTCTGGTGGTCGTTTTGCATCAAATAATATTCCGGTAGCCCTTTCACAG ATATCCCAGGGAAGTTCTCATGGTCATTCTGGCATGACAAGTAGAGGTGGTATGAGTGTTGTTGGTAACCAGGGATATAGTAGTAACAATAATGGTGTTGGGGGTTCTATTCCTGGGATTCTTCCAACCTCTGCAGCAATCGGTAATCGAAGTTCTGTTCAAGGCCTTGGGATGTCCACAATTTTGGGAAATGCAGGTCCAAGGATGTCAAATTCAGTTGGAAATATAGTCGGTGGAGGCAACATTGGGAGAAACATCAGCTCTGGTGCAGGATTGTCTGTGCCTGGCCTTGGTTCCCGGTTAAATTTGACTGCGAACACTGGTTCTGGAAATTTAAATGTTCAAGGATCTAATAGGCTAATGGGTGGTGTTCTGCAGCAAG CCTCTCCGATGTCTATGTTTGGTAATTCATATCCTTCTGGCGGTGGTCCACTATCTCAGAACCATGTTCAAGTGGTTGGCAACCTTAATTCCATGGGAATGTTGAATGACGTGAATTCAAATGATGGATCTCCATTTGATATCAATGATTTCCCTCAGCTAAGCAGCCGTCCTAGCTCTGCTGGAGGGCCTCAAGGACCATTAG GTTCATTGCGAAAACAAATGGCTCAACAAAATCAAGAATTCAGCATTCAAAATGAAGATTTTCCTGCCTTGCCAGGATTTAAAG GTGGAAATGCTGATTATCCTATGGATCTGCACCAGAAAGAACAACTTCATGATAATACTATTTCTATGATGCAGCAGCAGCACTTCTCT ATGGGCAGATCTGGTGGTTTTAACTTGGGAGGGACGTACTCATCGCTTCGCTcacagcagcagcagcaacatGCCTCATCGGTGAGTAATAGTGGTCTCTCTTTTTCAAATGTAAACAACCAGGATCCACTACATTTACATGGTTCAGATGTCTTCCCGTCATCACACTCCAGTTATCACCAACAG TCTGGTGGACCTCCTGGTATTGGGTTACGGCCTCTTAATTCTTCAAATACTGTTTCTGGTATTGGCTCATACGATCAGCTTATCCAGCAGTATCAGCAACAGACTCAATCTCAATATCGCCTGCCACATATGTCTGCTATAGGCCAGCCATACAGGGATCAGGGTATGAAATCCATGCAGGCTCAAACCGCTCCTGACCCTTTTGGTATGCTTGGCTTGCTAAGTGTCATAAGAATGAGTGATCCGGATCTGACTTCTCTTGCACTTGGAATCGATCTTACAACTCTTGGATTGAACTTGAACTCTGCTGAAAATTTACACAAAACGTTTGGTTCCCCGTGGTCTGATGAGCCTGCCAAGGGTGATCCAGAATTTACGGTACCACAATGTTATTATGCCAAGCAACCACCTCCTCTAAAT CAAGCGTACTTTTCCAAGCTTCAGTTAGACACTTTGTTTTACATTTTCTACAG CATGCCGAAGGATGAAGCACAATTATATGCTGCTAATGAATT GTATAACCGGGGCTGGTTTTACCACAGAGAACATCGATTGTGGTTTATGAGGGTTGCCAACTTGGAGCCTCTTGTCAAGACCAACGCCTATGAGAGAGGAtcttatatttgttttgatccAAACACATGGGAGACAATTCGCAAG GATAATTTCGTACTCCACTATGAAATGTTGGAAAAAAGACCTGTTCTACCTCAGCACTAA
- the LOC107023276 gene encoding probable NOT transcription complex subunit VIP2 isoform X4 — protein sequence MSGLLNSSLNGSASNLPDNSGRSFPSSFSPQSGAASPLYHHSGNIQGLHNVHGSFSVPNMPGTLGSRNTAINNVPSSGVQQSGNSLSGGRFASNNIPVALSQISQGSSHGHSGMTSRGGMSVVGNQGYSSNNNGVGGSIPGILPTSAAIGNRSSVQGLGMSTILGNAGPRMSNSVGNIVGGGNIGRNISSGAGLSVPGLGSRLNLTANTGSGNLNVQGSNRLMGGVLQQASPMSMFGNSYPSGGGPLSQNHVQVVGNLNSMGMLNDVNSNDGSPFDINDFPQLSSRPSSAGGPQGPLGSLRKQMAQQNQEFSIQNEDFPALPGFKGGNADYPMDLHQKEQLHDNTISMMQQQHFSMGRSGGFNLGGTYSSLRSQQQQQHASSSGGPPGIGLRPLNSSNTVSGIGSYDQLIQQYQQQTQSQYRLPHMSAIGQPYRDQGMKSMQAQTAPDPFGMLGLLSVIRMSDPDLTSLALGIDLTTLGLNLNSAENLHKTFGSPWSDEPAKGDPEFTVPQCYYAKQPPPLNQAYFSKLQLDTLFYIFYSMPKDEAQLYAANELYNRGWFYHREHRLWFMRVANLEPLVKTNAYERGSYICFDPNTWETIRKDNFVLHYEMLEKRPVLPQH from the exons ATGTCAGGGTTACTCAAT TCATCTCTGAACGGGTCAGCTTCAAATCTTCCTGACAACTCTGGTCGCTCATTTCCTTCATCTTTCTCTCCTCAATCGGGTGCAGCCTCCCCTCTTTATCATCACTCTG GAAATATTCAGGGCCTTCATAATGTTCATGGAAGTTTCAGTGTTCCTAACATGCCGGGTACACTTGGTTCAAGAAACACAGCAATAAATAATGTCCCTTCAAGTGGAGTCCAACAATCTGGGAATAGCCTCTCTGGTGGTCGTTTTGCATCAAATAATATTCCGGTAGCCCTTTCACAG ATATCCCAGGGAAGTTCTCATGGTCATTCTGGCATGACAAGTAGAGGTGGTATGAGTGTTGTTGGTAACCAGGGATATAGTAGTAACAATAATGGTGTTGGGGGTTCTATTCCTGGGATTCTTCCAACCTCTGCAGCAATCGGTAATCGAAGTTCTGTTCAAGGCCTTGGGATGTCCACAATTTTGGGAAATGCAGGTCCAAGGATGTCAAATTCAGTTGGAAATATAGTCGGTGGAGGCAACATTGGGAGAAACATCAGCTCTGGTGCAGGATTGTCTGTGCCTGGCCTTGGTTCCCGGTTAAATTTGACTGCGAACACTGGTTCTGGAAATTTAAATGTTCAAGGATCTAATAGGCTAATGGGTGGTGTTCTGCAGCAAG CCTCTCCGATGTCTATGTTTGGTAATTCATATCCTTCTGGCGGTGGTCCACTATCTCAGAACCATGTTCAAGTGGTTGGCAACCTTAATTCCATGGGAATGTTGAATGACGTGAATTCAAATGATGGATCTCCATTTGATATCAATGATTTCCCTCAGCTAAGCAGCCGTCCTAGCTCTGCTGGAGGGCCTCAAGGACCATTAG GTTCATTGCGAAAACAAATGGCTCAACAAAATCAAGAATTCAGCATTCAAAATGAAGATTTTCCTGCCTTGCCAGGATTTAAAG GTGGAAATGCTGATTATCCTATGGATCTGCACCAGAAAGAACAACTTCATGATAATACTATTTCTATGATGCAGCAGCAGCACTTCTCT ATGGGCAGATCTGGTGGTTTTAACTTGGGAGGGACGTACTCATCGCTTCGCTcacagcagcagcagcaacatGCCTCATCG TCTGGTGGACCTCCTGGTATTGGGTTACGGCCTCTTAATTCTTCAAATACTGTTTCTGGTATTGGCTCATACGATCAGCTTATCCAGCAGTATCAGCAACAGACTCAATCTCAATATCGCCTGCCACATATGTCTGCTATAGGCCAGCCATACAGGGATCAGGGTATGAAATCCATGCAGGCTCAAACCGCTCCTGACCCTTTTGGTATGCTTGGCTTGCTAAGTGTCATAAGAATGAGTGATCCGGATCTGACTTCTCTTGCACTTGGAATCGATCTTACAACTCTTGGATTGAACTTGAACTCTGCTGAAAATTTACACAAAACGTTTGGTTCCCCGTGGTCTGATGAGCCTGCCAAGGGTGATCCAGAATTTACGGTACCACAATGTTATTATGCCAAGCAACCACCTCCTCTAAAT CAAGCGTACTTTTCCAAGCTTCAGTTAGACACTTTGTTTTACATTTTCTACAG CATGCCGAAGGATGAAGCACAATTATATGCTGCTAATGAATT GTATAACCGGGGCTGGTTTTACCACAGAGAACATCGATTGTGGTTTATGAGGGTTGCCAACTTGGAGCCTCTTGTCAAGACCAACGCCTATGAGAGAGGAtcttatatttgttttgatccAAACACATGGGAGACAATTCGCAAG GATAATTTCGTACTCCACTATGAAATGTTGGAAAAAAGACCTGTTCTACCTCAGCACTAA
- the LOC107023276 gene encoding probable NOT transcription complex subunit VIP2 isoform X3 → MSGLLNSSLNGSASNLPDNSGRSFPSSFSPQSGAASPLYHHSGNIQGLHNVHGSFSVPNMPGTLGSRNTAINNVPSSGVQQSGNSLSGGRFASNNIPVALSQISQGSSHGHSGMTSRGGMSVVGNQGYSSNNNGVGGSIPGILPTSAAIGNRSSVQGLGMSTILGNAGPRMSNSVGNIVGGGNIGRNISSGAGLSVPGLGSRLNLTANTGSGNLNVQGSNRLMGGVLQQASPMSMFGNSYPSGGGPLSQNHVQVVGNLNSMGMLNDVNSNDGSPFDINDFPQLSSRPSSAGGPQGPLGSLRKQMAQQNQEFSIQNEDFPALPGFKGGNADYPMDLHQKEQLHDNTISMMQQQHFSAQMGRSGGFNLGGTYSSLRSQQQQQHASSSGGPPGIGLRPLNSSNTVSGIGSYDQLIQQYQQQTQSQYRLPHMSAIGQPYRDQGMKSMQAQTAPDPFGMLGLLSVIRMSDPDLTSLALGIDLTTLGLNLNSAENLHKTFGSPWSDEPAKGDPEFTVPQCYYAKQPPPLNQAYFSKLQLDTLFYIFYSMPKDEAQLYAANELYNRGWFYHREHRLWFMRVANLEPLVKTNAYERGSYICFDPNTWETIRKDNFVLHYEMLEKRPVLPQH, encoded by the exons ATGTCAGGGTTACTCAAT TCATCTCTGAACGGGTCAGCTTCAAATCTTCCTGACAACTCTGGTCGCTCATTTCCTTCATCTTTCTCTCCTCAATCGGGTGCAGCCTCCCCTCTTTATCATCACTCTG GAAATATTCAGGGCCTTCATAATGTTCATGGAAGTTTCAGTGTTCCTAACATGCCGGGTACACTTGGTTCAAGAAACACAGCAATAAATAATGTCCCTTCAAGTGGAGTCCAACAATCTGGGAATAGCCTCTCTGGTGGTCGTTTTGCATCAAATAATATTCCGGTAGCCCTTTCACAG ATATCCCAGGGAAGTTCTCATGGTCATTCTGGCATGACAAGTAGAGGTGGTATGAGTGTTGTTGGTAACCAGGGATATAGTAGTAACAATAATGGTGTTGGGGGTTCTATTCCTGGGATTCTTCCAACCTCTGCAGCAATCGGTAATCGAAGTTCTGTTCAAGGCCTTGGGATGTCCACAATTTTGGGAAATGCAGGTCCAAGGATGTCAAATTCAGTTGGAAATATAGTCGGTGGAGGCAACATTGGGAGAAACATCAGCTCTGGTGCAGGATTGTCTGTGCCTGGCCTTGGTTCCCGGTTAAATTTGACTGCGAACACTGGTTCTGGAAATTTAAATGTTCAAGGATCTAATAGGCTAATGGGTGGTGTTCTGCAGCAAG CCTCTCCGATGTCTATGTTTGGTAATTCATATCCTTCTGGCGGTGGTCCACTATCTCAGAACCATGTTCAAGTGGTTGGCAACCTTAATTCCATGGGAATGTTGAATGACGTGAATTCAAATGATGGATCTCCATTTGATATCAATGATTTCCCTCAGCTAAGCAGCCGTCCTAGCTCTGCTGGAGGGCCTCAAGGACCATTAG GTTCATTGCGAAAACAAATGGCTCAACAAAATCAAGAATTCAGCATTCAAAATGAAGATTTTCCTGCCTTGCCAGGATTTAAAG GTGGAAATGCTGATTATCCTATGGATCTGCACCAGAAAGAACAACTTCATGATAATACTATTTCTATGATGCAGCAGCAGCACTTCTCT GCACAGATGGGCAGATCTGGTGGTTTTAACTTGGGAGGGACGTACTCATCGCTTCGCTcacagcagcagcagcaacatGCCTCATCG TCTGGTGGACCTCCTGGTATTGGGTTACGGCCTCTTAATTCTTCAAATACTGTTTCTGGTATTGGCTCATACGATCAGCTTATCCAGCAGTATCAGCAACAGACTCAATCTCAATATCGCCTGCCACATATGTCTGCTATAGGCCAGCCATACAGGGATCAGGGTATGAAATCCATGCAGGCTCAAACCGCTCCTGACCCTTTTGGTATGCTTGGCTTGCTAAGTGTCATAAGAATGAGTGATCCGGATCTGACTTCTCTTGCACTTGGAATCGATCTTACAACTCTTGGATTGAACTTGAACTCTGCTGAAAATTTACACAAAACGTTTGGTTCCCCGTGGTCTGATGAGCCTGCCAAGGGTGATCCAGAATTTACGGTACCACAATGTTATTATGCCAAGCAACCACCTCCTCTAAAT CAAGCGTACTTTTCCAAGCTTCAGTTAGACACTTTGTTTTACATTTTCTACAG CATGCCGAAGGATGAAGCACAATTATATGCTGCTAATGAATT GTATAACCGGGGCTGGTTTTACCACAGAGAACATCGATTGTGGTTTATGAGGGTTGCCAACTTGGAGCCTCTTGTCAAGACCAACGCCTATGAGAGAGGAtcttatatttgttttgatccAAACACATGGGAGACAATTCGCAAG GATAATTTCGTACTCCACTATGAAATGTTGGAAAAAAGACCTGTTCTACCTCAGCACTAA
- the LOC107021541 gene encoding ankyrin repeat-containing protein At5g02620 produces MEASMPPKRMKKQLTGKREDSVLHRLARAGNLVEIKRIIDNTGEKELTELLVKQNSAGETSLYVAAEYGYGDLVKEMIKYYDLVAAGIKARNGFDALHIAAKQGDLDVVKVLMMVHPELSMTVDVANTTALHSAANQGHIHMVNYLLEAESSLATIAKSNGKTALHSAARNGHVEVVKALLNKEARMASRTDKKGQTALHMAVKGQNLEVVEELIRADAKLINIVDTKGNTALHIASRKGRAQIVKFLLGQKETDTKAVNRSKETALDTAEKMGQANIAVILQEAGVQSARAIKPQTTNPARQLKQTVSDIKHEVHYQMEHTRQTRKRIHGIAKRLDKMHAEGLNNAINSTTVVAVLIATVAFAAIFSVPGQYIEYPEDVPPGHSLGEANIAPSPSFLIFLVFDSFALFISLAVVVVQTSIVVIESKAKKQMMAIINKLMWLACVLISVAFLALSYVVVGKNEKWLAIVVTIIGTAILVTTLGTMCYWVIMHRIESSNKRNIRKNSLASRSLSWSASVLSDSDVLNNKNNKMYAI; encoded by the exons ATGGAGGCATCCATGCCCCCTAAAAGGATGAAGAAACAACTGACGGGGAAACGTGAAGACAGTGTCTTGCATAGATTGGCTAGAGCTGGAAATCTTGTTGAAATAAAACGGATTATCGATAACACGGGGGAGAAAGAATTGACAGAGCTGTTGGTAAAGCAAAATTCAGCTGGAGAGACTTCTTTATATGTTGCAGCAGAATATGGTTATGGTGATTTAGTCAAGGAGATGATTAAGTACTATGATCTAGTTGCTGCTGGAATCAAAGCAAGGAACGGATTTGATGCGTTGCATATTGCTGCTAAACAAGGGGATTTGG ATGTGGTGAAGGTACTAATGATGGTACATCCCGAGCTCTCAATGACTGTTGATGTTGCAAATACAACAGCTTTGCATAGTGCAGCAAACCAAGGGCATATTCATATGGTGAATTATTTATTGGAGGCAGAGAGTAGTTTGGCCACTATTgctaaaagtaatggaaaaacAGCCCTTCATTCTGCTGCAAGAAATGGTCATGTGGAAGTAGTGAAGGCGCTGTTGAATAAGGAGGCAAGGATGGCAAGCCGGACGGATAAAAAGGGGCAAACTGCACTTCACATGGCTGTCAAAGGACAAAACCTTGAAGTTGTGGAGGAGCTGATTAGAGCAGATGCTAAGTTGATAAATATCGTTGACACGAAGGGCAATACAGCATTGCATATTGCATCGCGGAAAGGAAGGGCTCAG ATTGTTAAGTTTCTACTTGGGCAGAAGGAGACGGATACCAAAGCTGTCAATAGATCAAAGGAAACAGCTCTTGACACTGCAGAGAAAATGGGACAGGCAAATATTGCAGTCATCCTACAGGAAGCTGGTGTACAAAGCGCCCGAGCCATCAAGCCTCAGACTACAAATCCAGCAAGACAGTTGAAACAAACAGTTAGTGACATAAAACACGAAGTACACTATCAAATGGAACATACACGACAGACAAGAAAACGGATACATGGCATTGCCAAACGCCTAGATAAAATGCACGCTGAAGGCCTTAACAACGCCATCAATTCTACCACAGTTGTAGCTGTACTCATCGCCACAGTTGCCTTTGCAGCAATTTTCTCTGTTCCAGGCCAATACATTGAGTATCCAGAAGATGTCCCACCAGGTCATTCCCTTGGAGAAGCAAATATAGCACCAAGTCCCTCATTCCTGATATTCCTTGTCTTCGACTCCTTTGCCCTTTTTATCTCTCTGGCAGTTGTGGTGGTTCAGACATCAATCGTGGTAATCGAAAGCAAAGCAAAGAAGCAAATGATGGCAATCATAAACAAGCTAATGTGGTTAGCATGTGTGCTAATTTCAGTGGCATTCTTGGCTCTGTCTTATGTTGTGGTTGGCAAAAATGAGAAGTGGCTGGCTATTGTAGTGACTATTATAGGAACAGCTATATTAGTTACTACACTAGGGACTATGTGTTATTGGGTCATTATGCATCGAATAGAGTCATCGAACAAGAGGAACATTCGAAAGAACTCTCTGGCCAGCAGGTCCTTGTCCTGGTCAGCATCAGTACTCTCTGATTCAGATGTtctaaacaataaaaacaacaaaatgtatgctatataa